Proteins encoded together in one Flexistipes sp. window:
- a CDS encoding zinc-dependent alcohol dehydrogenase family protein, producing MKAMVLERITDLKQESKPLVLRDRPVPEIQNSEVLIKVKACGVCHTELDEIEGRTPPPRLPVVPGHEIVGEVVGISDGATKFKEGDRVGVGWIYSACGDCYFCDNGLENLCSDFKATGRDADGGYGEYMKVSEHFAVKIPDVYEDSQAAPLLCAGAVGYRSLKLARMENGQNLGFMGFGASAHLVLQLAKYLYPESRFFVFARSESQREFAKKLGAFWTGDIEDSPPEKCLSIIDTTPVYKTVLAGLFNISPSGRLVVNAISKEEFDKDILMNLDYKNHLWMEKELKSVANVTPADLQDFIKIAAKAGIFPTVEEYPLEEANKALIGIKNGSSVGAKVLRLA from the coding sequence ATGAAAGCTATGGTTCTGGAAAGAATTACAGATTTAAAACAAGAATCTAAACCTTTGGTATTAAGAGACCGTCCAGTCCCCGAAATCCAAAACAGTGAGGTATTAATAAAGGTAAAAGCCTGTGGAGTTTGTCATACAGAGCTTGACGAGATTGAAGGGCGTACCCCTCCTCCCCGGCTGCCTGTTGTCCCGGGGCATGAAATTGTGGGTGAGGTTGTGGGAATATCAGACGGTGCCACAAAATTCAAAGAAGGTGACAGAGTAGGAGTTGGCTGGATTTATTCCGCTTGTGGTGATTGCTATTTCTGTGATAACGGACTGGAAAACTTATGCAGCGATTTTAAGGCCACCGGCAGGGATGCAGATGGTGGATATGGCGAATATATGAAAGTCAGTGAGCATTTTGCTGTAAAAATACCTGATGTGTATGAAGATTCCCAGGCTGCACCTTTGCTTTGTGCTGGAGCTGTGGGTTACCGCTCATTAAAGCTTGCCCGAATGGAAAATGGGCAAAATCTTGGTTTTATGGGATTTGGGGCATCCGCACATCTGGTTCTTCAGCTTGCCAAATATTTGTATCCTGAATCCCGTTTTTTTGTTTTTGCAAGAAGTGAATCCCAGCGGGAATTTGCCAAAAAGCTTGGTGCTTTTTGGACAGGAGATATAGAGGATTCCCCGCCGGAGAAGTGTCTGAGCATCATTGACACTACTCCGGTGTACAAAACTGTATTGGCGGGTCTTTTTAATATTTCTCCTTCGGGACGTTTAGTGGTTAATGCCATTAGTAAAGAAGAGTTTGACAAAGATATCTTGATGAATCTTGATTACAAAAATCACCTTTGGATGGAAAAAGAGTTGAAAAGTGTGGCAAATGTTACACCTGCTGATCTTCAGGATTTTATCAAAATTGCTGCAAAAGCAGGGATTTTTCCCACTGTGGAAGAATATCCCCTGGAAGAAGCCAACAAAGCACTGATTGGGATAAAGAATGGAAGCAGTGTCGGAGCCAAAGTGCTCAGATTGGCATAA